The DNA segment CTCGATGATCCCGCCCAGCTTGACATCCAGTTCACGGGGATCCTTGTGCGTCAGATCCAGGTATACCATGTTTTCACCGTTGATGCCCAGCTTCAGGTCGACGCAGACATGGAAAATTTCACGCGTCGCAATGTCTCTGGGCACCAGGTTGCCGTATGCCGGATACTTTTCCTCAAGAAAATACCAGGGCTTGCCATCCTTGTACGTCCAGACGCGCCCGCCTTCGCCGCGTGCCGATTCGCTCATCAGGCGCAGCTTGTCGTCTCCCGGAATGGCCGTCGGGTGGATCTGGATGAATTCCCCGTTGGCATAATAGGCTCCCTGCTGGTACACGGCACTGGCCGCCGAACCCGTATTGATCATCGAATTGGTGCTCTTTCCGAAAATGACCCCGGGCCCCCCTGTCGCCAGGATGACCGCATCGGCGCGGAAGGCTCGAATCTCCATCGTCTTTAAATCCTGGGCCACAATGCCCCGGCAAACCCCTTCATCATCCTGCACGATGGACAAAAATTCCCAGTACTCGTACTTGTTGACCAGCCCGGCCACCTCGTAGCGCCGCACCTGCTCGTCCAGCGCGTACAACAGCTGCTGGCCGGTCGTCGCACCGGCATATGCGGTACGGTGATGCTGCGTGCCCCCGAAACGGCGAAAATCAAGCAAACCTTCCGGCGTACGGTTGAACATCACACCCATGCGGTCCATCAGGTAAATGATCCCCGGCGCCGCCTCGCACATCGCCTTGACGGGCGGCTGGTTGGCCAAAAAGTCGCCCCCGTAAATGGTGTCATCAAAATGGATCCAGGGGGAATCTCCTTCCCCTTTCGTGTTAACCGCGCCGTTAATCCCGCCCTGCGCACAGACCGAGTGGGAACGCTTTACCTTGACGATCGAAAACAGATCTACAGGAACGCCTGCTTCGGCCGCTTTGAGCGTGGCCATCAATCCG comes from the Bacillus thermozeamaize genome and includes:
- a CDS encoding succinate dehydrogenase flavoprotein subunit, translating into MSQKLIVVGGGLAGLMATLKAAEAGVPVDLFSIVKVKRSHSVCAQGGINGAVNTKGEGDSPWIHFDDTIYGGDFLANQPPVKAMCEAAPGIIYLMDRMGVMFNRTPEGLLDFRRFGGTQHHRTAYAGATTGQQLLYALDEQVRRYEVAGLVNKYEYWEFLSIVQDDEGVCRGIVAQDLKTMEIRAFRADAVILATGGPGVIFGKSTNSMINTGSAASAVYQQGAYYANGEFIQIHPTAIPGDDKLRLMSESARGEGGRVWTYKDGKPWYFLEEKYPAYGNLVPRDIATREIFHVCVDLKLGINGENMVYLDLTHKDPRELDVKLGGIIEIYEKFVGEDPRKVPMKVFPAVHYSMGGLWIDYNHMTNIPGLFAAGECDYQYHGANRLGANSLLSSIFGGMVAGPKAIEYMKGLKKSAEDLSSTLYDQARKREDEKFEQILKMDGDENAYRLHRELGQWMTDNVTVVRYNDRLKKTDEKIQELMERYKRINVNDTSRYNNQSASFVRQLWNMLQLARVITLGALNRNESRGAHYKPEFPERNDEEWLKTTKAKFTPDGPVFEYEDVDVSLIKPRPRRYDVKKEEVKA